DNA sequence from the Vibrio sp. BS-M-Sm-2 genome:
CTCGTGAGTTTTTGCTGCGTAACCCAGAGCGTCGTAATGATGACTTCGATGCAATCAACAAAGCGTGTACTAAGTTCAAACTTGCACCGACAACCTTGGTGAACTTTGTTGAAGGGACTCGTGCCAATCATGAGAAACTAGCGACAGTCAAAACACCTTATCGTCACTTACTCAAGCCTAAAACCGGCGGTGTGGCGTTTGCTCTATCGGCAATGGGTCCAATCTTAGATGGTATCGTCGATGTTACTTTGGCTTATCCGGAAAACCAGACTTCTCCATTTGAAGATATGCTGAAAGGCAAAATGACCAAGGTAGTTGTGCGTATTAAACTGCATGCAATGGATGAGAACGTGAATGGTAACTACTTTGAAGATAAGGCATTTAAACGTCGCTTCCACAGTTGGTTGAACAATACGTGGAAAGAGAAAGACGACTATCTTGATACAGTTTATGGTGTTGATACGCCCTCTGAGGTTGAAACGACTGGTGAGCCTGATGCGGTTCATAAGAAATAAGAGCAGTAAGCTTAAACCAAATTGATAGCATTAAAAAAGCCGATAGTTCATTGAACTGTCGGCTTTTTTATTTAATCGGCTTTACTAACGGTAAGCGATAAAGTTAGTACTTACTATAATCTAGTGGTAGTAAAATCAATGCTATATGCAGAACAGGTGAGGACTAAATCGCTTGGTATGCATCAATGATGTGCTTCACTTCGCTGGGTTTACCTTGCTGCTCTTGGCCTTGATGAATGCGAAGATAATGCTGCAATGTTTTGGCTTTGTATTGCTGTGATACCTTCATTTGTTCATCACAACTTGGTGTCCAGATCTTGTCACCTACGTTTGATATCTCGCTAATGTTTTGGCTATTTTCTGAATCACCTTGGTTATTACTCACCAATAACACCTCGTAGTAACGACGGTTCTCTTCGAGCAACATTTCATCAATAAGACCAAAATTGAGCGCCTTTAAATGGCTTCTCAACTCGAATTGCTGATGCACCGGACAAAGCAAGAAATCGATCGCTTTGTTTGGGTGTTGACGATGAATGTCATCGACGAGTTTCTGAGTGAGATCGCCACCGACGCCTGCAATAATAACTAGGTGTTTGCCAGTATGTTTCTCAAGCGGAATAGCGGCGACATCCATGCAGTAGACTTGCCATTGACTGGTAACCGTTTGTTCAGCTTTATTATCTTGTGGAAAGTAGTGCGCTAGCTTGTCTTCAAGTTCACTCATTAGAGACGGGACAATATCGACAAAGTGAATCTGAGGTGCTTTATTATCCGACAACAGTTGAACACCCAAAAAGCCATGATCACAGCAACAGTCCCAAATATGCTGGTAGTCATTGCTGACAAGGGAGTGGAGAGTTTGCAGTCGGTTACTTAGCTTCATAAGATTCGTGTCGTTAGAAAAGGGGATATTGTCTTATCGAAGGCGCATTGTAATGACTTTCTAGAAAAACAAAAGCACCTTGAATTTGGAACCCTAGGTGCTTTGTCGTGTGTGATAATCTACAGGCTTGTTGGAATGCGTTTAAGATGCTTTGGCAACGGCTCTGATGTGGCTTTCCACTCGGTTCTTACCAAGCTGTTGCGCGATAAGCTTTGCCTGTTCCGCTAGCGCTAAAGCTGAGTCTGTTTCGCCTTCTATTTGTGAGTACCCCACGCTAACCCCTAGCGATAAGGTGATATCTGGAGTGACGATGGTTTTCTCCGCGATTCCGACTCGGCACTGGTCTAGCTGGAATTTGGCATCTTTCACATCATTGGCTTTGAACAATACCGCGAACTCCTTTCCTCCAACACGCGCCAAGCAAAGTCCTTTCGGTTTCGGGAAGTAATAACGTATCGATTCTGCAGTCAGCTTGATCATCTTGTCACCGACTGCTTCACCGTAGGCACGGTTTACGTGGTCGAAGTTATCGATATCAAGCAGAGCAACATAGGTATCGGGCTCGCTCGCGTAGTTTTCGATGGCGATACTGAAACTGCTCTTATTGTCTAACTGCGTCATCAGATCTTTGCTACTCAATTGATGTTGAAGCAGTAAGTTAGACAAAGAGACCTCAGTGTAATCCCGGATCATTCGCAGAATACTCTGGCTGATCGGTAAGTTTGCGTTTACGTACAATACTGCGATCAACTGCTTACGAGAGTGCAAAGGAATACAGTAATGACGTTGGTGTATTTTGAGTTTACACGCTAATGGGTCGGCGTATTTTCCGCTTCTGTAAGCCATGGTGTCCGGTGTAAATTGCTCTGCGAGGGCTTTGTTACAATGTACCGTTGACTTGTTTCCGTAATAGTCGATGGTACTGAATGCGTGGTTCTCAGGCTGATAGAGACAGAATTGAATGCCTTTTTGGTAGGTGAAGCTGTCCAGTATGGATTTTAACTCTCGCTTAAAGCTTACAAGGTCATCGACTTTATTCAGTTGTGACAAGGACACATTCAAACGATAAGCCAGATAGTTTGCGCCAATCCACAATAGAAGCAGTGAACCAAGTACCAAGCCAGTTAACGTAAATTGGTGTGAGCTGGTTAAGATATCATGGCGATCGGTGCCTGCGATGAATACCCAGTTCAAGCTGTTGTCAGCGTCAAATACCGATATTTTGAAGTTATCTTGATAGTAATATTCGTGCTTACCAACGGTTTCACCTTGTGAGAGTTGATGGCTGATACCTGCGTGATAGCTGACTGATTTAGATCCGATAC
Encoded proteins:
- a CDS encoding acyltransferase — translated: MLDNLRMALNVLFVTINTAMTAFTVSFFGLIKLILPISVVQKSCTRLANFTFWCWASLNLWMLNVNNDIEWQVEGGEDISTKQWYLMMSNHLSWADIVILSSILKDKMPMTKFFLKHELLYVPFVGLACWGLDMPFMRRHSREFLLRNPERRNDDFDAINKACTKFKLAPTTLVNFVEGTRANHEKLATVKTPYRHLLKPKTGGVAFALSAMGPILDGIVDVTLAYPENQTSPFEDMLKGKMTKVVVRIKLHAMDENVNGNYFEDKAFKRRFHSWLNNTWKEKDDYLDTVYGVDTPSEVETTGEPDAVHKK
- a CDS encoding tRNA (adenine(22)-N(1))-methyltransferase TrmK, with protein sequence MKLSNRLQTLHSLVSNDYQHIWDCCCDHGFLGVQLLSDNKAPQIHFVDIVPSLMSELEDKLAHYFPQDNKAEQTVTSQWQVYCMDVAAIPLEKHTGKHLVIIAGVGGDLTQKLVDDIHRQHPNKAIDFLLCPVHQQFELRSHLKALNFGLIDEMLLEENRRYYEVLLVSNNQGDSENSQNISEISNVGDKIWTPSCDEQMKVSQQYKAKTLQHYLRIHQGQEQQGKPSEVKHIIDAYQAI
- a CDS encoding diguanylate cyclase is translated as MLYLAVAQLEKVETAATEQSSSNIRIASSTIRSNIEATFGKLYFLETSLGLPKTAPIGDKKFRELSDNILKRTPNFSDIVRYQPQSQQYISSRGLPLSHEQIDSIKWNSIDSVVEDFYISSIYQKADGRWVFAVKHTAERLNEEIWIEFDLLHTTQGLRDLKTLNHGYVFVVDRATERLVFHPDPKRIGSKSVSYHAGISHQLSQGETVGKHEYYYQDNFKISVFDADNSLNWVFIAGTDRHDILTSSHQFTLTGLVLGSLLLLWIGANYLAYRLNVSLSQLNKVDDLVSFKRELKSILDSFTYQKGIQFCLYQPENHAFSTIDYYGNKSTVHCNKALAEQFTPDTMAYRSGKYADPLACKLKIHQRHYCIPLHSRKQLIAVLYVNANLPISQSILRMIRDYTEVSLSNLLLQHQLSSKDLMTQLDNKSSFSIAIENYASEPDTYVALLDIDNFDHVNRAYGEAVGDKMIKLTAESIRYYFPKPKGLCLARVGGKEFAVLFKANDVKDAKFQLDQCRVGIAEKTIVTPDITLSLGVSVGYSQIEGETDSALALAEQAKLIAQQLGKNRVESHIRAVAKAS